The genomic window GCGGGCGCCCTCGTCGGGTCAACGGTCACCGGACGACTGGACGCCGACGGCAACCCGGTCCCGGACGGGTCGTATGTCGAATACATCGGTGTGCACTCCAGCGCACGTGGCCGGGGGGTCGCCAAGGCCCTGCTGTGGACCGTCATCGCGGACGCCGCGGCCCGCGGACGCAACCGGGTCGGACTGGAGGTCGACGCGGACTCGCCCACCGGCGCAGACGGCATCTACAGCTCGCTCGGGTGGCAGACGGTCTATGTCACCGAGTCGTGGCACAAGGATGTCCCCGCCTCTGCGGGATAGTCTGCGGCTGTGTACTTCACCGACCGCGGCATCGAGGAGCTCGCCACCCGCCGTGGCGAGGAGGAGGTCAGCCTCGAGTGGCTCTCCGCCCAGCTGCGCACCTTTGTGGACCTGCACCCCGAGTTCGAGGCAGCAGTCGACCGACTGGCCACGTGGATCGCCCGCCTGGACGACGACATCGACGATGACGAATGATGGAGGACACCCCTGTGACACCCGCTGACGACGAGTCCGCCGTGGAGTTCAACCCCAGCGCCGAGTTCCACATCGTGGAGGGGCCCCGTGACATCGGTCTCTGCTTCGTGGGCGACGGCTTCGTGGCCGGCTACGGCGACCCCAAGGCGCTCGGGTGGGTCAGTCGGGTGGTCGGTCGCAGTCCTGTGCAGGACGCAGACCTGACGGCCTACAACCTGGGTGTGCGCGGTGAGACCAGCGCCGACGCGATGAGCCGCTGGCGCACTGAGTGCGCACCCCGCTGGGAGGGCCGCTCCGAGCGGCGCCTGGTCGTCGCCGCCGGAGCCCGCGACATCACGGCGGGGATCACCACGGCCCGCTCCCGGCTCAACCTGGCCAACATCCTCGACGAGGCCACGACCACCGGGATCAGCACCTTTGTCGTCGGGCCGACCCCGACACTGGACGCCGAGGAGAACGACAGGCTGGCGGTGCTGGCCGACGCCCAGGCAGACGTCTGCTCGCGCCGGTCCATCCCCTACGTCGACTGCTTCCACCCGCTGCGCCACCACGAGCAGTGGCAGTCCGACCTGGCCGCCGGCGACGGGGTGCACCCGGGCCAGGCCGGCTATGGCCTGATCGCCTGGCTCGTGCTGCACGCCGGCTGGCACGACTGGCTCAGGACCAGCTGAGCCCCTCCACCCAGCCCTGCGCGTCCTGATAGGCCCGCGCGCTCGCAACCTCCGGCACCCTCGTCGGTGAGCCGTGGGCGCGGGGGTAGGAGCCCAGGAAGCGCACGTCCGCGCAGACCCGGCGCAATCCGGTCAGGGCGTCGGCCATGCGTGGCTCGCTGAGGTGGCCCAGCGCCTCGATGGCAAAGCAGTACTGCCCCAGCGCCTCCCCCGTCGGACGTGACTCCAGACGCACCAGGTCGACCCCGCGCATCGCGAACTGGTTGAGCAGGTCGAGCAGGGCACCGGCGTGGTTGTGCCGCAGGTAGGCCACCACCGTGGTCAGGTCCGTGCCGGTGGGGGCGGGGACCGGCCCCGGCCGCGCCAGCCGGATGAACCGGGTCACGGCACCGGGTCGGTCAGCGATCCCGTCGACCAGGATCTCCAGCTCGTGCCGCTCGGCGGCGAGGGGGGCGGCGATCGCCGCGTCATACACCTCGGCAGCGACGAGCACCGCTGCCCGCGCGGTGGACGACTCCGGGATCACCTCGGCCGCCGGCAGCTCACGGGCCACCCAGTCCCGCGTCTGGGCCTGGGCCATCGGATGGGTGGCGATCCGCCGCACGTCGGCCAGCGAGGTGCCCGGGCGGACCATCAGGGCGAACTGCACCTCCACGTGCACCTCGCCGGTGATCACCAGCGGTTCGCCGCGGATCAGCTCGTCGAGCGTGGCCGAGACCGACCCCTCGACAGAGCTCTCGAAGGGGACGAGCGCTGCCGACAGCGTGCCGGCACGCAGCGCCTCGAGGGTCGCCTGGACCGTTGGTGCGGCCCACGCGGTCGCGGCGGCCTCCGGGTCGAGGCGGCGCAAAGCCTCCTCGGTGAAGGTCCCGGCCGGGCCCAGGTAGCCCATCCCGCCGGGCAGCCCACCCTGCATCGCGGTCACGGGGTCAGCACCACCTTGCCGAAGACCTCGCCACGCTCCAGCGCGGCCAGCCCGGCCGCGGCCTCCGACAACGGCAGCACCCGGTCGATGAGCGGACGCACCCCCGTCTGCTCGAGGACCCGCACCAGCTGGGTCAGCTGCTCGAGGTTGCCCATCGTCGAGCCCTGGACCCGCAGCTGCTGGAAGAAGATGCGGGTCAGCTCTGCGTGTGACGGTGCGTCACCCGAGGTGGCGCCGGCGATGACCACGGTGCCGCCGGGTCGCAGTGACTTCAGCGAGTGGGACCAGGTGGCGGCCCCCACCGTCTCCAGGACCACTTCCACCCGCTCGGGGAGGCGCTGACCCGGCTCGAAGACCGCCTCGGCCCCCAGCTCCAGGGCACGGTGCCGACGCCCCTCGTCACGGCTGGTCGCCCAGACCCGGTAGCCGGTGGCCGCACCCAGCGCAATCGCGGCCGAGGCGACCCCGCCACCGACCCCCTGCACCAGCACTGTGCTTCCGGGCGGGCCGCCGTTGACGCACAACATCTTGTATGCCGTCAGCCAGGCAGTCGGCAGACAGGCGGCCTCCTCAAAGCTGATGCCGGCCGGCTTGGGGACCAGGTTGCCTGCCGGCACAGCGACCTGCTCGGCCAGCGTCCCCTGGTGCAGCTCGGAGAGCAGGGTGCGGCGCGGGTCGAGGGTCTGCTCCCCGGTCCAGCCGGGCGAGGAGATCACCGAGTGGACGAGCACCTCCCGACCCTCCTGGTCCACCCCGGCGGCGTCACAGCCCAGGATCATCGGGAGTCGCTCGTGGCCGAGCCCGACGCCCTTCAGCGACCACAGGTCGTGATGGTTGAGCGCGGCCGCCCGCACGTCCACCAGGACCCACCCCTCCGGCACCTCGGGTTCGGGACGGTCCCCGACGACGAGACCCGACAGCGGGTCATCCGGGCTGAGGTCGGCGGCATAGGCGGCTAGCACAGGGTCAGGCTATCCCTGCGCGTCGCGAGGTGACGGCGGGCGGGTCAGTAGGCGCCGTGGTCGTCGGGTCGCAGGACCACCCGGAAGGTGCGCCACAGGATCATCAGGTCCAGCAGCGGGGTCCAGTTCTCCACGTAGTAGAGGTCCAGCCGCACCGACTCGTCCCAGGAGAGGTCACTGCGGCCGTTGATCTGCCACATGCCGGTCATGCCGGGCTTGACCAGCAGTCGGCGACGGGCGTCGGCACCATAGGAGGCGACCTCGCGGGGCAGCGGCGGGCGCGGACCGACCAGGCTCATCTCGCCGCGCAGGACGTTGAGCAGCTGGGGCAGCTCGTCGAGGCTGTAGCGTCGCAGGACTCCACCGCAGCGGGTCACTCGCGGGTCGGTGCGCAGCTTGAACAGCGGCCCAGAGCCCTCGTTGAGGGTCATGAGGGAGGGCAGCGCCGACTCTGCACCCGCGTGCATCGTGCGGAACTTCAGCATCCGGAACGTGCGCCCGTCGCGGCCGACCCGCTCCTGACCGAAGAAGACCGGGCCACCGTCGTCGAGCCGGATCATCAGCGCGATGCC from Ornithinimicrobium cryptoxanthini includes these protein-coding regions:
- a CDS encoding zinc-binding dehydrogenase is translated as MLAAYAADLSPDDPLSGLVVGDRPEPEVPEGWVLVDVRAAALNHHDLWSLKGVGLGHERLPMILGCDAAGVDQEGREVLVHSVISSPGWTGEQTLDPRRTLLSELHQGTLAEQVAVPAGNLVPKPAGISFEEAACLPTAWLTAYKMLCVNGGPPGSTVLVQGVGGGVASAAIALGAATGYRVWATSRDEGRRHRALELGAEAVFEPGQRLPERVEVVLETVGAATWSHSLKSLRPGGTVVIAGATSGDAPSHAELTRIFFQQLRVQGSTMGNLEQLTQLVRVLEQTGVRPLIDRVLPLSEAAAGLAALERGEVFGKVVLTP
- the pheA gene encoding prephenate dehydratase, with translation MQGGLPGGMGYLGPAGTFTEEALRRLDPEAAATAWAAPTVQATLEALRAGTLSAALVPFESSVEGSVSATLDELIRGEPLVITGEVHVEVQFALMVRPGTSLADVRRIATHPMAQAQTRDWVARELPAAEVIPESSTARAAVLVAAEVYDAAIAAPLAAERHELEILVDGIADRPGAVTRFIRLARPGPVPAPTGTDLTTVVAYLRHNHAGALLDLLNQFAMRGVDLVRLESRPTGEALGQYCFAIEALGHLSEPRMADALTGLRRVCADVRFLGSYPRAHGSPTRVPEVASARAYQDAQGWVEGLSWS
- a CDS encoding DUF6104 family protein, translated to MYFTDRGIEELATRRGEEEVSLEWLSAQLRTFVDLHPEFEAAVDRLATWIARLDDDIDDDE
- a CDS encoding GDSL-type esterase/lipase family protein, which gives rise to MMEDTPVTPADDESAVEFNPSAEFHIVEGPRDIGLCFVGDGFVAGYGDPKALGWVSRVVGRSPVQDADLTAYNLGVRGETSADAMSRWRTECAPRWEGRSERRLVVAAGARDITAGITTARSRLNLANILDEATTTGISTFVVGPTPTLDAEENDRLAVLADAQADVCSRRSIPYVDCFHPLRHHEQWQSDLAAGDGVHPGQAGYGLIAWLVLHAGWHDWLRTS